Genomic segment of Cytobacillus suaedae:
AAATTGCTTTTTTTATCTCGTCAAAGTCTTTAAGCATATAAAACACAATAAATGGAATGATAGCCAAAAGTAGAATTGAACTTAGGATTGTCTTTATCGATTCAATGATACGATTTAATACATAATCTAAACCTTCTTCTAATGACAATAATCCCTCTTCAATTCGCGAATGCAAACCCTCAGGTAAATAAGATGCCTTATTATGGATATCACCCAACCAAACACGATACGTATCAAGAACAGTAGGGAAATTCTCGATTAGCTCTCGTAATTGGGTAATAATTAAAGGAATCCCACGATATATACCAAAGCCAAGGCCACCAAAGAAAAAAATATATATGAAGAGAATAGCTATGGCTCTTGGAACACCTCTGTGATGAATTTTCTCTACTAAGGGATGGAGTAAATACGTAATAAAACCAGAAATAATAAATGGGATGACTATAATTTTAAGAACATGTACAACTGGTAACCATATTGGTGCTAGTTTTAAGAAGACAAAGACACTTAGAAATAATAATAAGATGATTCCCAAAATCAGTAACCACTTAATCCTTAAGTCCTTCACTATAATTACTCCTTTCATAGGCGTAGGTGAAGTAAAGAAAGCCCCACTATGGAGTAGTGGGGCTCTACATTTTTAAGAAATCGCTCTAGCTAATCGTTTACGCATTTGTTTCATTGTTTTATTATTCATCATATTGTTTTTCTGTGCGTAATTATAAGCTACTGCTCCAATTCCTAAAGCAATTAGTGATGTCATTGTTCTGTTCATAACATATTCCCCCCAAGCTTAAGATTACATGCTTAATGTTCTGTCATCTTCAGCAAATAAGTCATCAAGTGAGCTCAGTGAGCCGTCTTCTTCAACTTGATGGGTGAAAATTTGTCCTTTAGAAACCGAAAGCTCAATAAAGCAAGTCCAACAATAATATTGATTCACACCAATTTTTCCAATATCTTTTGATTTACAGTTTGGGCACTTAAACAATGGTGTACACCTCTCATCATGGTTTTACATCAACGACGATAACATCTTTGCCTACTGTAATAGGTTGATTGGTCTTTACAACCTTTTTCCCCTCAGTAATATCAGCAAAAAAGCCATCCGTTACTTCATACCCTATGATTGTGCCCAATTCTTCTTGGAAATATACGTCTTCTAATAAGCCAAGCTTTTCTCCTTCGGCTGTTAACACAGGTTTTCGAAATAAACCATGATGAGAGTTCAAGAAGTGAATCTCCTTGTTAGAATGAACCATTGGTAAGGCTTCAATTTCACAAGATACCATTACACCATCCGAACCAAATGATGATATATGGTCTAATGGGATGAGTCGGTCACGTTGAAACAAACCCTTCCCATCTAATAGTAATGACTCAACTTGACCTGAGTTATTGATACAGAGATCAACTACCTGCCCAAGTATTTTTCCCGTTTTTTCATTATAAACGGGTACACCTTTTAGCAAAGATAATGTCCGCAAAGAGATCGCCACCTTCCGAACATTACTTATCTTTCACTATCTTCCATAAAGTCATACGGTGAAAGGTTTTCCATTCCAATAAATGCATCTTTCATAAAAGGAACTTCATCTTCATTATGCGTTTCATTTAGTCTTTTTATTGAATGATCATCGTTACTATGTAATTGTTGCAGCTTCTCTGTTAACGTGGTTTGTCGTTGACCATCATCATTTCTGCGAATACTTTGACGAAGAGCATCTTCTTCTCCACATAGTATCAAAAAGTTTTTACTGCGGGTTATTGCTGTATAGATTAAATTTCTTCTTAACATCCTAAAATAACTTTTCACAACTGGAAGAATGACAATTGGAAACTCACTTCCCTGTGATTTGTGAATAGAACAACAGTAAGCATGCGTAATTTGGGTTAAATCCTGCTTAATATAGGTAACTTCATTTCCTTCAAATGAGATGACCACCATATCTTGTTTTTCAGTATTTTCCTTAGCATAAAAGATGGATACGATCTCGCCAATATCTCCATTAAAGACATTACTTTCTGGCTGATTTACCAGTTGGAGAACTTTATCACCTATTCGATAAACGGTATCTCCAAATTGCATTTCACGCTTTTGTTCTGTTTTAGGGTTAAACAGATCTTGAAGCATGACATTTAATTGATCTATGCCAGCAGATCCACGATACATTGGAGCTAGAACCTGTATGTCTCTAGAAGTATATCCCTTTTCTTTAGCATTTTGAGCAACTTTTTTTACTACATCTAATATTTGTGATTGATTACACTTAATAAATGACCGGTCCGATTTGGGTGTACTAATATCAGGGGGCAATCCACCATTTTTAATATCATGTGCTAAATCAATTATGGATGATCCTTGGGATTGCCTATAAATATCCGTTAATAAGACCGTTGGAACGACATTTGCGTTAAGTAAGTCTTTAAGAACCTGCCCAGGTCCCACTGAAGGAAGTTGATCTTCATCGCCTACAAGAACCACTTGGATAGATTTCGGTAATGACTTAAATAACTGATTTGCAAGCCATACATCAACCATAGATACTTCATCAACAATTAATAGCTTGCCTTCTATTGGATTATCTTCGTCATGGACAAAACCTTCTACTCCATTCCACCCGAGTAATCGATGAATGGTTACTGCAGGTAAACCGGTCGCTTCACTCATTCGTTTTGCTGCACGCCCTGTAGGTGCCACTAGTAATACCGGAAATGGATTTTCATTATTATAATCCTTCGGGTCAAGGGAACAG
This window contains:
- a CDS encoding AI-2E family transporter, producing the protein MKGVIIVKDLRIKWLLILGIILLLFLSVFVFLKLAPIWLPVVHVLKIIVIPFIISGFITYLLHPLVEKIHHRGVPRAIAILFIYIFFFGGLGFGIYRGIPLIITQLRELIENFPTVLDTYRVWLGDIHNKASYLPEGLHSRIEEGLLSLEEGLDYVLNRIIESIKTILSSILLLAIIPFIVFYMLKDFDEIKKAIWYVTPRKFRKSGQLFIKDVDESLGNYIRGQLIVCLAIGIIASIALWLFGMKYPLLLGIIIGLTNVIPYFGPLIGAIPAGLIAATISIEMVIIVVSIIFVLQFIEGNLLSPLIVGKSLHMHPLMIMAALLIGGEVGGVIGLIIAVPLLAIFKVIIIHAKSHFMHRYKES
- a CDS encoding YrzQ family protein translates to MNRTMTSLIALGIGAVAYNYAQKNNMMNNKTMKQMRKRLARAIS
- a CDS encoding PRC-barrel domain-containing protein, with translation MRTLSLLKGVPVYNEKTGKILGQVVDLCINNSGQVESLLLDGKGLFQRDRLIPLDHISSFGSDGVMVSCEIEALPMVHSNKEIHFLNSHHGLFRKPVLTAEGEKLGLLEDVYFQEELGTIIGYEVTDGFFADITEGKKVVKTNQPITVGKDVIVVDVKP
- a CDS encoding ATP-dependent RecD-like DNA helicase codes for the protein MVQQNSLDLFQEQQKFMKGTHLVTIFHNEKNLYSVVRIRLQETNLEYSEKEAVVTGYFPRIHEDETYLFFGEIKEHPRFGTQFHVEHFRKELPQSKQGIIQYLSGELFKGIGKKTAENIVDTLGESAISKILENPNVLSEVPKLSKDKAKEIYESLREHQGLEQIMISLSQFGFGPQISMRIYQTYKDQTLEIIQDNPYKMVEDVEGVGFGRADELGHQIGISGAHPDRIRAGCLYILEQDSIQEGHVYLYIYQLVEKVKELLEHNNRENVTEFDISREITSLAEEGKLVIGEERVYVPSLYFSEKGLVTNITRVLEQTEYKDSFPESEFLLALGKLEERLKVEYAPSQKEAIQTALMSPMLLLTGGPGTGKTTVIKGIVELYSELHGCSLDPKDYNNENPFPVLLVAPTGRAAKRMSEATGLPAVTIHRLLGWNGVEGFVHDEDNPIEGKLLIVDEVSMVDVWLANQLFKSLPKSIQVVLVGDEDQLPSVGPGQVLKDLLNANVVPTVLLTDIYRQSQGSSIIDLAHDIKNGGLPPDISTPKSDRSFIKCNQSQILDVVKKVAQNAKEKGYTSRDIQVLAPMYRGSAGIDQLNVMLQDLFNPKTEQKREMQFGDTVYRIGDKVLQLVNQPESNVFNGDIGEIVSIFYAKENTEKQDMVVISFEGNEVTYIKQDLTQITHAYCCSIHKSQGSEFPIVILPVVKSYFRMLRRNLIYTAITRSKNFLILCGEEDALRQSIRRNDDGQRQTTLTEKLQQLHSNDDHSIKRLNETHNEDEVPFMKDAFIGMENLSPYDFMEDSER